The following proteins come from a genomic window of Papaver somniferum cultivar HN1 unplaced genomic scaffold, ASM357369v1 unplaced-scaffold_65, whole genome shotgun sequence:
- the LOC113343677 gene encoding mitochondrial inner membrane protease subunit 2-like produces the protein MGALNFLWDTAKKSFTAGLITLTVSDRYASIAPIRGLSMHPTFNPNKSTFMGLPVDDRVLIEKFCLEKYKVSHGDVIVFRSPINYKEKHIKRVIALPGDWIQIPNSYDTIRIPDGHCWVEGDNSASTLDSRSFGPIPLGLLQGRATHIVWPPQRVGKVEQKMPEGRLRPY, from the exons ATGGGAGCTCTGAATTTTTTATGGGACACTGCGAAGAAGTCTTTTACTGCTGGATTGATTACGCTCACTGTTTCAGACCGATATGCTAGTATTGCCCCTATACGAGGACTTTCAATGCATCCTACGTTCAACCCTAACAAGAGTACTTTTATGGGATTACCAGTGG ATGATCGTGTGCTGATTGAAAAATTTTGTCTAGAGAAGTACAAAGTTTCACATGGTGATGTGATTGTTTTTCG GTCTCCAATCAACTACAAGGAGAAACACATAAAAAGAGTAATTGCTTTGCCTGGTGACTGGATACAAATTCCCAATTCATACGATACAATAAGGATTCCTGATGGACATTGTTGGGTTGAGGGGGATAATTCTGCCTCAACTTTGGACTCGAGATCATTTGGCCCG ATTCCATTAGGTTTACTTCAAGGAAGGGCGACGCATATTGTTTGGCCTCCTCAAAGAGTTGGTAAAGTGGAACAGAAAATGCCGGAAGGGAGACTACGACCATACTGa